In a genomic window of Acropora muricata isolate sample 2 chromosome 2, ASM3666990v1, whole genome shotgun sequence:
- the LOC136909381 gene encoding retinol dehydrogenase 7-like, with translation MFEQVVPCCFLSYQGLLLLLVFFLTLYVGSRFLFTDAFVPDLDKKAVFITGCDTGFGFELAKKLDRLGLRVFASCLTTEGQAKLTNLCSKHLATLRMDVTVEDDVKNALEFVKCRLPPQGLWAIVNNAGIFMPGFVEWTTMDDMKKVVDVNLWGTISVTRAFLPLLKQTKGRIVNVASAFGIVSVPGAVSYAISKYGVEAFCDGLRREIMHLGVTVHIIEPGCFTTNLSDLDKNMKTMEELWHHLDDETRESYGNEFFEQMMSKGERMYRLMMSPHRHKVVDAMANAALCRRPKLRYSVGVDHKIFWRPVSFLPAEIQDLFF, from the exons ATGTTTGAGCAAGTGGTGCCCTGCTGCTTTTTGTCTTACCAAGGCCTACTTTTATTACTTGTTTTTTTCCTAACTTTGTACGTTGGTTCCCGTTTTCTGTTCACCGATGCCTTTGTGCCTGATCTCGATAAGAAAGCTGTTTTTATCACGGGCTGTGATACCGGGTTTGGTTTTGAGCTTGCTAAGAAACTTGATAGGCTGGGATTGCGAGTGTTTGCTTCTTGCCTCACCACAGAAGGACAAGCTAAGTTGACAAACTTATGTTCTAAACACCTGGCGACGTTGAGAATGGATGTTACAGTTGAGGACGACGTTAAAAATGCCTTGgagtttgtgaaatgtcgactTCCTCCACAAG GTTTATGGGCAATAGTAAACAATGCTGGTATTTTCATGCCTGGTTTTGTGGAATGGACCACCATGGATGACATGAAGAAAGTTGTGGATGTCAACCTTTGGGGAACAATATCTGTGACCAGGGCATTTCTTCCTCTTCTCAAGCAAACTAAAGGGCGTATAGTCAATGTTGCAAGTGCATTTGGAATCGTAAGCGTGCCAGGGGCAGTGTCATATGCCATATCCAAGTATGGTGTTGAAGCATTTTGCGATGGGTTACGCCGAGAAATTATGCATTTGGGGGTTACCGTTCACATCATTGAACCTGGATGCTTCACCACAAATTTATCTGACCTTGACAAGAATATGAAGACCATGGAAGAATTATGGCATCATTTAGACGATGAAACAAGGGAGAGTTATGGAAATGAATTTTTTGAGCAAA TGATGTCAAAAGGTGAACGTATGTACAGATTGATGATGTCCCCTCATCGTCATAAAGTTGTTGATGCAATGGCTAACGCAGCATTGTGCAGAAGGCCCAAGTTGCGTTATTCTGTAGGAGTAGACCACAAGATCTTTTGGAGGCCTGTTTCATTTCTACCAGCAGAGATACAGGATTTATTTTTCTAA
- the LOC136909380 gene encoding eukaryotic translation initiation factor 5-like: MALVNVNRKNLDQFYRYKMPKLLAKVEGKGNGIKTVIVNMVDIAKALQRPPAYPTKYFGCELGAQTQIDLKNERYIVNGSHDAEKLQEILDGFIEKFVLCPDCENPETVLMVDPRKERIGQMCKACGYNGFINMQHRLITFICKNPPNESATTPSKKDKKASRKEKQKGHQNGETSPTHTSTEIQLSESGIENPDFNKKPVAAADDDWSVDTSDEAVQKRMGNLTSGVKGLALSEDSEKPEEERFNLFYSFVKEKKESNTVEKSGKEIVAEADRLDIKDKAVLALSELLFDKDMVGQISKYRAVFLRFVHDNVKAQKYLLGAYELLVGKSFPGDLMPKAAHILKEFYDKDLLEEEVILQWSEKVSKRYVSKNICSQIHAKVAPFVKWLKEAEEEESSDEEGEEEVEVVYDNKAQQLKAQGNSAATADEDEDELDIDAI; the protein is encoded by the exons ATGGCTCTCGTCAATGTCAACAGAAAGAACCTTGACCAGTTCTATCGTTATAAGATGCCAAAGCTCTTAGCTAAG gttgaaGGTAAAGGTAATGGAATCAAAACAGTAATTGTCAATATGGTGGACATAGCAAAGGCACTGCAGCGGCCACCTGCGT ATCCAACCAAATACTTTGGCTGTGAATTAGGTGCACAGACACAGattgatttgaaaaatgaacgtTACATTGTTAACGGATCACATGATGCAGAAAAGCTGCAAGAAATACTTGACGGTTTCATTGAGAAGTTTGTTTTGTGTCCAGATTGTGAAAATCCTGAAACAGTTCTG ATGGTTGATCCACGGAAAGAGAGGATTGGACAGATGTGTAAAGCTTGTGGATACAATGGATTTATCAACATGCAACACAGGCTTATCACTTTTATTTGCAAGAATCCCCCAAATGAGTCAGCAACAACACCCTCCAAGAA agatAAAAAGGCTAGCCGAAAGGAAAAGCAGAAAGGGCatcaaaatggagaaacaaGCCCAACACACACTTCTACTGAAATTCAGCTCAGTGAAAGTGGAATTGAAAACCCAGATTTCAATAAAAAG CCTGTTGCAGCAGCTGATGATGATTGGAGTGTGGACACAAGTGATGAAGCTGTTCAAAAGAGAATGGGCAATCTTACATCAGGTGTTAAAGGATTAGCACTGAGTGAGGACTCTGAGAAGCCAGAGGAAGAGCGTTTCAATCTCTTTTACTCTTTTGTGAAG gagAAGAAGGAGTCCAATACTGTGGAAAAGAGTGGGAAAGAGATTGTTGCTGAAGCAGATAGGCTTGACATTAAAGACAAAGCAGTGCTGGCCCTAAGTGAATTGTTATTTGATAAGGATATGGTTGGCCAAATCTCTAAATACCGTGCTGTGTTTTTGAGG TTTGTTCATGATAATGTTAAAGCTCAGAAGTACTTGTTGGGGGCATATGAGTTGCTTGTTGGAAAGTCTTTCCCTGGTGACTTAATGCCCAAGGCTGCTCACATTTTGAAGGAGTTTTATGACAAAGACCTGTTGGAAGAGGAAGTAATTTTGCAGTGGAGTGAAAAG GTGTCCAAGAGGTATGTGAGCAAGAATATATGCAGTCAGATACATGCAAAAGTAGCTCCATTTGTCAAGTGGTTgaaagaagcagaagaagaagagtCAAGTGACGAAGAAGGAGAGGAGGAAGTTGAAGTTGTCTATGACAATAAAGCTCAACAGCTCAAGGCCCAGGGTAACAGCGCGGCTACTGCcgatgaagatgaagatgaattGGACATTGATGCTATTTAA